One window from the genome of Terrimicrobium sacchariphilum encodes:
- a CDS encoding PEP-CTERM sorting domain-containing protein: MKSLRLFLVIFAASVVLNGHGAMVLVDFSTLVSGPLNKTDTGTGYIWNSVAGANFSFSNLVDSGGTSTSLSLSSSTPDNYNAVGALVTGANSSPGPAWIGSNWISQDSLFTTTTVTLTLGGLSAGQVYNFEFFGARGNAANPVNNNRTALYTVTSGSSSGSANLNTSNNTNTTVNFNITADVTGNATITMALGTGNDSGFAYLNAMKVTAVPEPASVALVIIGGGLLLWVRLRKRSGVDAASVLR, encoded by the coding sequence ATGAAATCCCTCCGTCTCTTCCTAGTCATATTTGCGGCTTCCGTCGTCCTAAACGGTCATGGAGCCATGGTGCTTGTCGATTTCAGTACCTTAGTTTCCGGACCATTGAACAAGACGGATACCGGCACGGGATATATTTGGAATAGCGTTGCAGGAGCAAATTTCTCGTTTTCGAATCTGGTCGACTCCGGTGGGACGTCCACGAGTCTGAGTCTGTCCAGTTCCACTCCTGACAACTACAATGCGGTCGGAGCGCTGGTGACGGGTGCAAATTCAAGTCCCGGTCCTGCCTGGATTGGCAGTAATTGGATTTCCCAGGATAGTCTTTTTACGACCACTACCGTCACTTTGACGCTGGGCGGGCTTTCGGCTGGTCAGGTTTATAATTTTGAATTTTTCGGTGCCCGAGGCAACGCCGCTAACCCCGTGAATAATAATCGCACGGCGCTCTACACCGTAACTTCAGGCTCTTCCTCGGGGAGTGCAAATCTGAACACCTCCAACAACACAAACACGACGGTGAATTTCAATATTACAGCGGATGTCACCGGAAATGCCACGATCACCATGGCGCTGGGAACCGGGAATGACAGCGGGTTTGCGTATTTGAACGCGATGAAAGTCACTGCTGTTCCTGAGCCGGCATCCGTGGCTTTGGTCATCATCGGCGGAGGTCTGCTTCTCTGGGTCAGGCTGAGAAAGCGCTCCGGAGTTGATGCCGCCTCCGTGCTGCGATAG
- a CDS encoding DUF4886 domain-containing protein yields the protein MKKAAANSLLAIGLFATVLAITGSVQASDPIEILFVGNSFTHGHSAPAQYYNRDKVTDANGTGFGGVAGLFKQLTLQAGLNYNVTLEVEGGRTLRWHCENKAAIIGRPVWDVVVLQELSTTPLPANRGGNPSQYAQSVAKLQSLIRANNPAASIYLYETWASPASVIKQGYTNSGGLQAMQNDLQAATYDVYHDLGVTGVARVGDAFLKAVDQGLADPDPSNGVEPGKINFWGEDARHAGAYGSYLSAVVIFAKITGVDPRSLDVGEGSAAQGLGLDVSMARELNRIAFEMTTLAEPARQSLPN from the coding sequence ATGAAAAAAGCAGCTGCAAACTCCCTCCTCGCGATCGGACTTTTCGCCACCGTATTGGCAATCACCGGAAGTGTTCAGGCGAGTGATCCCATCGAGATACTGTTTGTTGGAAACAGTTTCACCCATGGCCATTCCGCACCGGCCCAATATTACAATAGAGACAAGGTTACGGATGCAAATGGCACCGGATTTGGGGGCGTGGCCGGCTTGTTCAAGCAGCTAACGTTGCAGGCGGGGTTGAACTATAATGTGACCCTGGAGGTCGAGGGCGGGCGGACTCTTCGGTGGCACTGCGAAAACAAAGCGGCGATCATCGGTCGGCCGGTCTGGGATGTTGTGGTCCTTCAGGAACTAAGCACCACCCCTCTTCCGGCAAACCGTGGCGGTAATCCTTCCCAATATGCGCAGAGCGTGGCGAAGCTCCAGAGTTTGATCCGGGCAAATAATCCCGCGGCGTCGATTTACCTGTACGAGACCTGGGCATCGCCTGCCTCGGTGATCAAGCAGGGATATACAAACTCCGGAGGGCTGCAGGCGATGCAGAATGACCTCCAGGCGGCCACCTATGATGTATATCACGATCTTGGTGTGACGGGGGTGGCTCGGGTCGGGGATGCATTCCTGAAGGCGGTAGACCAAGGGCTGGCGGATCCAGATCCTTCCAATGGAGTGGAGCCGGGGAAGATTAATTTCTGGGGTGAGGATGCCCGACATGCGGGTGCGTATGGGAGCTATCTTTCGGCTGTGGTGATCTTCGCAAAGATCACGGGAGTTGACCCACGGTCTCTGGATGTGGGCGAGGGTAGCGCGGCGCAGGGACTCGGACTCGATGTCTCGATGGCCCGCGAACTTAATCGCATCGCTTTTGAAATGACGACCCTTGCCGAGCCCGCTCGACAATCGCTCCCAAACTGA
- a CDS encoding GDSL-type esterase/lipase family protein has protein sequence MGFFSFGLAQPKTPCGDRYSKADRGPMRLKHWLLMGLLPLALSIAMADANPPGIGADISSVFARAKRGEPLRYVALGGSITQAGAGWIGPWLRQQFPQSDITSINSGMAGTGSALGIFRVERDVISHQPDLVAIEYCVNDGYLNDEDAIRYMESLIVRLKQLPKPPAILIIEAADKNTVNLQRHRKVAQHYGLLEVDLQKSVNEALAAKGRGWDDFFSDAVHPNATGHAFYARVIEQALEPLLAASPGAVPPLPQPISSKPLLLDGTMSALAFRVDDEGWHYEPSPPQAARFFRGVLTSELPGVHLPVSFRGTCVGLLYAMNKDQGVFFASLNGGLPKVIKTNSRDGYASTILSSDLSPGEHRLDVVLPVASEPRMRYNGPVRLGYLLLAGTAPQAETTKPDDGPFHPEILASLKFIPVPASDWGWTGPFRAETGAFDARSMISASFPPESAEPGEIEWREIPSQDDLWVDLGKLLGTEPPATVFAKTQLEVAKEGKVLLSLSVDYFAKVWVNGRLAETIAGPHGDVILIPATLRAGTNDILLKLGSGSSGFGFSLAWSRLAE, from the coding sequence ATGGGCTTCTTTTCCTTCGGGCTGGCGCAGCCCAAAACTCCTTGCGGGGATCGATACAGCAAAGCTGACCGCGGCCCAATGAGACTCAAACATTGGTTGCTCATGGGATTGCTGCCTCTCGCGCTATCGATCGCCATGGCAGACGCGAATCCTCCGGGAATCGGTGCTGATATTTCCAGTGTTTTTGCTCGCGCCAAGCGAGGCGAGCCTCTCCGGTACGTTGCATTGGGTGGCTCCATCACCCAGGCGGGTGCGGGGTGGATCGGTCCGTGGCTCAGGCAGCAGTTTCCTCAAAGCGACATTACCTCCATCAACTCTGGCATGGCCGGGACAGGAAGTGCTCTAGGGATCTTTCGGGTGGAGCGGGATGTGATTTCCCATCAGCCGGACCTGGTTGCCATTGAGTACTGCGTTAATGATGGATATCTGAATGACGAGGATGCGATCCGGTATATGGAAAGCCTGATCGTACGGCTCAAACAATTGCCCAAGCCTCCGGCAATCCTGATCATCGAGGCTGCAGACAAAAATACGGTCAACCTTCAAAGACACCGAAAGGTTGCGCAACACTATGGCCTGTTGGAGGTGGATCTTCAAAAGTCTGTGAATGAGGCGTTGGCTGCCAAGGGGCGCGGCTGGGACGATTTCTTTTCCGATGCCGTGCATCCTAATGCAACGGGGCACGCCTTTTACGCCCGGGTTATCGAGCAAGCTCTTGAGCCTTTGCTCGCGGCGTCGCCCGGCGCCGTTCCGCCGCTGCCGCAGCCAATCAGTTCCAAGCCGCTACTGCTTGATGGAACGATGTCGGCCCTGGCTTTTCGAGTTGATGATGAAGGCTGGCACTATGAACCCTCTCCCCCTCAGGCGGCCCGGTTTTTCCGTGGGGTCCTCACGAGCGAGCTGCCGGGCGTGCATCTGCCTGTATCGTTTCGTGGGACCTGTGTCGGGCTCCTGTACGCAATGAACAAGGATCAGGGCGTGTTTTTTGCCAGTCTCAATGGAGGGTTGCCAAAGGTAATCAAAACCAACTCCCGGGATGGCTACGCCAGTACCATCCTCAGCAGCGACCTCTCTCCCGGTGAACACCGGCTTGATGTGGTGCTTCCTGTCGCAAGCGAGCCTCGGATGCGGTATAATGGGCCGGTGCGGCTAGGATATTTGCTGTTGGCAGGTACCGCCCCGCAGGCTGAGACAACAAAGCCAGACGATGGGCCTTTTCATCCAGAGATCCTTGCCTCGTTGAAGTTCATTCCGGTTCCTGCCAGTGACTGGGGCTGGACCGGCCCATTCCGGGCTGAGACGGGCGCATTTGATGCGCGTTCGATGATCTCGGCTTCTTTCCCGCCGGAATCCGCTGAACCTGGCGAGATCGAGTGGCGGGAGATTCCGTCTCAGGACGATCTCTGGGTCGATCTGGGAAAACTGCTTGGCACAGAACCCCCTGCTACGGTTTTTGCAAAAACCCAGCTCGAGGTCGCGAAGGAAGGCAAAGTCCTGCTGAGCCTCTCCGTGGATTATTTTGCCAAAGTGTGGGTCAACGGGCGTTTGGCTGAGACGATCGCCGGGCCTCATGGAGACGTGATCCTGATTCCTGCCACATTGCGTGCCGGGACCAATGACATCTTGCTAAAGCTCGGCTCAGGTAGTTCGGGATTCGGCTTCTCATTGGCCTGGAGTCGTCTTGCTGAGTGA